The stretch of DNA GCCTTGTTGCCAAAGGTTTCACTCAAAAAGATGGCATTGACTATAAAGAGACCTTCTCTCCAGTTTCAAAGAAGGATTCTCTTAGAATTGTTTTTGCTTTGGTGGCTCATTATGATCTGGAACTTCACCAAATGGATATGAAAACCGCCTTTCTGAATGGAGAGCTTGAGGAAGAAGTATATATGGATCAGCCTGAAGGGTTTATGGCCACAGGAAATGAACATATGGTGTGTAAGCTGAAAAAGTCAATATATGGACTTAAACAAGCTTCCAGACAATGGTATTTGAAGTTTAATGATACCATTACGTCATATGGGTTTGTAGAGGTTATCGTTGACTGATGCATTTACATAAAGGTCAGTGGGAGCAAGTTTGTTATTTTAGtcttatatgttgatgatattttacTTGCTGCGAATGATATGGGTATGCTACATGACATAAAGAAGTATATATTTAAGAACTTTGAAATGAAAGATATGGGTGAGGCATCTTATGTGATCGGAATAGAAATAATTTGAGATAGATCACAAGGATTGCTAAGTTTGTCTCAGAAAGGATATATCAATAAGGTCTTAGAGAGATATAGAATGAGTGAATGCTCCGCTGGTAAAATTCCAATTCAGAATGGGGACAAGTTCAGTAAAATGCAATGTCCAAGAAATGAATTGGAACgtaaagaaatagaaagaattCCTTATGCATCAGTGGTTAGGAGTTTGAACAATGTTCAGACATGTACTCGACCAGATATCAGCTTTGTTGTTGGTATGTTGGGTTGATATCAAAGTAATCTCGGAGTGGACCACTTGAAGGCTGCAAAGAAGGTTCTCAGGTACTTGCAAGGCACCAAAGAGTTCATGCTTACATACAGGAGATCTGATGACCTCAAGGTCATTGGATATTTAGATTCAGACTATGTCGGATGCGTTGATAGTATAATATCGACGTTTGGATATTTGTTCTTGTTAGCTGGAGGAGCAATATCGTAAAAAAGTGGAAAGCAATCTGTCATTGCTATTGATCAAGATAATGTCGAGTGTGATATGGTCTTGTCCGTACAATCGTCCGTATGGTTACGAGTTGGACCGTCCGTACAAGTCCATGAGCCCAATCACCAAGACATGAATAAGAGGCCGGGTTTCTCCTCTATAAAGGCCCACgagaagagaaggatcgagaaggTAGCTTGTAGCCGTTAGAGATGGAGTCAAACAGTCACATGTTTCCTTAAGAGAAACCTCGAGCTGTCGCTATCGCTATAGGGAaccaccctctctctctctttgtgtcgcTATCGTTTTTGTAAAGGGTGAAGCCCTATTCTCACATGCTATTTTAAGGTTTCTATCCAACATTGTAACATATACATTCTAATGTAgaatctcttttctcttttattctctttgttcaacCTTATTTCTTCTCTAAACTCTCAACTCTCACCGATTCACTCTTCTCACACAAAACCCTCAACTCTTCACTCTCATTCTGCTTaaactaacatggtatcagagcaagtttTTCGATTCTCCACTCTCTAAACTCACTATTTCTACTTACTCTTTCGATTCTCCATTCTCCTTCTTTACTCTCTAGAAAATTGTACCCTTTCTCGTCATGGAAGCCGCAAAACCGATAGTTACTCCGGTGGTTCTCAAAGGTGCTAACTATCTCTgtggaaaagaaccacaaagaccgctCTTAGTGGCCGGGGACTTTGGATTCATGTTGAAACAAACCAACTCTCCAAGAAAGCCAACAAAGAAGacggcaaagaagaaaaagaagaagacaaggaggctgagCTCGAAAAGGAAGtcaaatggttccaagaagatcagaccgtgcttgccattctccAAAACTCGCTAGACGCGTCCATCTTAGAAGCCTACTCTTACTGTGAGACGGCAAAGGAGCTATGGGACACGCTAGCTAATGTGTACGGGAATGTTACCAACCTAACATGTGTATTTGAAGTTAAGAAGGCTATTAACAGCCTAcatcaagaagacttggagtttaccaagcactttgggaagtttcggTCTCTTTGGGCTGAACTCGAGATGCTCAGGCCTAGTACCATCGATCCGACAATTCTGAATGAAAGGAAGAagcaagacaaggtctttggTCTACTTCTCACTCTCAACCCGGCATTCAATGATCTCATTAAGCACATACTCCGCAGGGACAAGCTCCCCACTCTCGATGATGTATGTGCTCAAGTTCAAAAAGAACAAGGGTCACTTGGCCTCTTCAGTGGTAATGGCGAACTTGTCACGGCCAACAAAGGGTTATACAAGCCTGATGAAAGGAAGACGGTGGTATGTGACCACTGTAAGAAGAAAGGTCATGTGAAGGACAAGTGTTGGATCCTTCACCCACATCTCAAGCCGGTCAAGTTCAAGGCAAATCTGTCACTAGAGGGTACAAGCGGTAAAGCAACCGGAACGGCAAACCAGGGAGGGGCGATGGCTATGGCAGCATCTTATGGAGACTTGGTGAGGAAGTCTGACCTGGAGGCTCTCATTAAGTCCATCGCCGCACTCAAAGATTCCGGTACCACCTTCTTTGCTTCTAAACCTAGTAAAATGCTTGTCATTGACTCGGaggcttctcaccatatgataaGTAACCCGAGTCTACTAGACAATATAGAACAAGCTCTAGGTAACGTTGTGATTGCTCATATAGACCAAATTCCTGTGAAAGGTGTTGGTAACTTGAAACTGTTTGAACAAAGTTCTAAAGCGTTTTACATTCCGACGTTtacatctaatctcttatcgGTAAAGAAAGCAACTAATGATTTGAATTGCTATATTAAGACCGGAAAGATACTTGGGGAAGGGGACGGAACCGGAGATCTTTATATCTTAGAGAAGACTTCACGAAGTCCCTCTAATTCAATTTCTCTTACTTCTTGTTTCTcgtctaataataataatgcattgtggcatgctaggctaggcCATCCTCACTATCGTGCTCTTGAGTTGTTGTTGCCTAATGTTTCTTTTAGTAGTTCTAGTTGTGAGTCGTGTATCCTTGGAAAACATTGTAGAATCGTGTTTCCTAAATCCTctactatttatgaaaattgctttgatttggttcattctgatgtttggacataaCCATGCTTGTCTAGAGATaacaacaagtattttgtgacatttattgatgaaaatttgaaatatactTGGATAACATTGTTACCTTCTAAAGACCGTGTGTATTGATGAAAAGTCGaaatataaatttccaaaactatgTTACTAATCACTTTAATACAAAGATCAAAATGCGTAGGTctgataatggaggagaataaACTAGTCACAAGCTCAAAGAACATCTATCTAAGCATGGCATCCTTCAACAAACTAGCTGTCcatacactcctcaacaaaatggtgtggcggAAAGGAAGAACAGGCATCTTATGGAGGTGGCTAGGTCGATGATGTTCCATATGAATGTTCCaaagaggttttggggagacGCAGTCATGACAGCCTGCTACCTTATCAACCGGACGCCGACAAAAATCCTAAGCGACTTAACTCCCTTTGAAGTTCTTACTAAGACTAAACCTTCATTAGACCATTTACGAGTATTTGGCTGTGTGTGTTTTGTCTTGATACCAGGAGAATAGAGGAGTAAACTCGATGCAAAGAGTACCAAAAGTATGTTTATTGGCTACTCAACTACGCAAAAGGGCTACAAGTGCTATGATCCAGTCAACAGCCGCATGTACGTGTCTAGGGATGTCAAGTTCATGGAGGATCAAGGTTACTATGAGACGAAAGACTGGAACAGTCTCAAAGATCTCTCACATTCCACCATTGATCGTGTAACCAATCTCCGATTCCTACTCGATTATCTCGGCGTCACTAAGCAATCATGTCCCGAGGAGTCTCTACCAAAACCACCATCCGATGGGCCTACAATATTATTGAAACCTCAGGGAACTCATGATGCTTCTCCTCCTCGTTCTGAGGATACTATTCAAGAGCCAAGAGAGACACAATCCGAAGGAGCCTTGACTACACCTCCTGATCTACCACCTGACGATAGTACAGCTGAGATAGGCCAGCCCGCACCATCAACATCTCCACCACCACTTCGGCGCAGTGAACGTTTAAAACAACCGCGACGTAGTGAAAGGATAAAGAATCAACGAGTCTACTATAACAATCAGGCTGTGGCGCATCCTATCCAGGCTGTAAGTTCGCTTGCCCTGTTGCCACCTGATCATGCGGCATTCCTTGGGGCTATTGACGCTAACTATATTCCACAGACTTATGATGAGGCCAAAGATCACCAAGTCTGGCTAGACGTTGTATCCGATGAAACCGGTGCCATGGTTCACAACCATACTTGGGACGAAGCCGACTTACCTAAAGGGAAGAAAGCAGTCAGCTCCAAATGGGTCTTTACCATCAAGTATCTGAGCACCGGTGAGATCGAACGATACAAAGCTCGTCTAGTGGCACGTGGTTTTACTCAAACATACGGTACCGACTATACGGACACCTTCACTTGAGTTGCAAAGCTTCACACTGTTCGTGTGGTGCTCTCCATTGCCACTAACCTATCATGGGAtctttggcaaatggatgtcaagaatGCCTTTCTTTAGGGGGAgctagaagaagaagtttatatgCACCCTCCACCAGGGTTAGAAGACATGGTCGCACCAGGCAAGGTTCTCCGACTTTGCAAGGCTATTTATGGTCTCAAGCAGTCCCCTCGGGCCTGGTATAACAAGTTGAGCTCTACTCTTAAAGCCCAAGGTTTCAAACATTCTGAACCTGATCACACTCTCTTTACTCGCCGTTCTACAAGTGGTCTAGTGGTCGTTcttatctatgttgatgacctCATTATCACTGGCGATGACCAAGAAGGTGTTCAGGATACCAAGGCTTTCTTCACTCCGCCTTTGACATTAAAGACCTTGGTGAGCTTCGTTATTTCCTTGGGATTGAGATCTATCGCTCGTCGGAGGGTTTATTTCTCTCTCAACGGAAGTATACCCTTGATCTCTTAGCTGAGACTGGTCGACTTGGTGCGAAACCGGCTGCAACTCCACTGAAAGAAGGCTATCAGgccaagcgaaagggggagagcatTTGGGCTAAGGAGGGAAAACCGCGAGACCCCATGGATGAGCCGTATGAGGATGTCACGAGATACCGGCGACTTGTAGGAAAGCTAATATACCTTACCATCACGCGACCTGACATTTGTTATGCGGTGTTACAGGCTAGTCAATACATGAAGGCTCCAACTAAGTATCACTGGAGCATTGTCGAAAGGATTCTTAGTTATCTCAAAGGGAGTCCGGATCAAGGCATATGGATGGGCAAGAATTCGAACGCTGAGATAGTGggatattgtgatgctgattaTGCTGGAGATACCTTGGATAGGAGATCAACTACGGGGTGTTGTACATTTTTTGGTGGGAACTTGGTTACATGGAAgtcaaagaaacagaaagtgGTCTCGTGTTCTAGTGCCGAAGCTGAGTATAGAGCGATGAGGAAGCTGACAAATGAACTGACTTGGTTGAAGGCGCTTCTCAAGGATCTTGGCGTTGATTCAAAGAAACAGATCACCATACATTGCGATAATGAAGCTGTGATTCATATCGCCACAAATTCAGTctttcatgagagaaccaaacacattgagGTTGATTGTCACAAGGTTCgagaaaagatagaagaaggagTGATCTTACCGTGCCACACTCGAAGTCAAGACCAACTGGCGGATATATTCACTAAAGCTGCATGTCCCAAGGTTTGTGGACACATTCATAGCAAACTTGGGCTTGTAGACATCACCCGTCCTTGATCACCTTCTCTAATCCATggacatcacactctttttcccttaacatagttttgtcccatgaggttttctatgttaaggtttttaatgaggtgatgcttcatgggttccaagcttagtcaTTTCATTTaactaagcttgagggggattATTGATCAAGATAATGTCGAGTGTGATCCGGTCTTGTCCGTACAACCATCCGTATGGTTACGAGTTAGACCGTCCGTACAAGTCCATGAGCCCAATCACCAAGACATGAATAAGAGGCCAGGTTTCTCCTCTACAAAGGCCCAAGAaaagagaaggatcgagaaggTAGCTTGTAGCCGTTAGAGATGGAGTCAAATAGTCCCATGTTTCCTTAAGAGAAACCTCGAGCTGTCGCTATCGCTATAGGGAaccaccctctctctctctttgtgtcgcTATCGTTTTGTAAAGGGTGAAGCCTTAGTCTCACATGCTATTTAAGGTTTCTAGCCGACATTGTAACATATACATTCTAATATAgaatctcttttctcttttattctctttgttcaacCTTATCTCTTCTCTAAACTCTCAACTCTCACCGATTCACTCTTCTCACACTAAACCCTCAACTCTTCACTTTCATTCTGCTTAAACTAACAATTGCTTCTTCCACTATGGAGGCCGAATTTGTGGCATGCGTTGAGGCCACAGTTCATTCATTGTGGCTGCGGAACTTTATCTCAGGGCTTCAGATTGTCGACAACAAGAGAAGCTGCTGAGAATTTACTGTGATAATTCCGCAGCTATCTTCTTTTCAATGAATGACAAGTACTCGAAAGGTGCTAAACACATGGAGATAAAGTACTTGTCTGTCAAATAAGAAGTACGGAAATGTAGAGTGTCTTTTGAGCATATAAGGACGGATATGATGGTTGCAGATCCGCTAACTAAGGGATTACCACCCAGTGTGTTCATTGGCCATGTAGCGCGTATGGGTGTTATAGATAAGACCTTGCTGTTTTGATTATAAGATGCTTACTATGTATGAGGCACTATGAATTCACTTAAagttatgtttctgtttttttattaaacatgttATCATTAAAGTATGTGTACACATTTATGGTTTATAGACAACATAAGTATTTTGAGAATTACGGTACTTCTCaatatagaagaataatatgAAATTAGAATTGATTTGTGATACATAGAAGGGAGCATGTCGTTCAATGACGTGTGACTGCCATGATTCGatcagtttgattttatttaagtcATTAAAGGTTAAgaaaacttgatattaaagtgcGCATTAAAGTTATTAAATCATTAAGTTGACACAAAGGCCAAGTGGGAGAATGtaagaatatattatattcTATGTGGCCTATGTGTCTTTCGGTTAAATTATAAAGTTCAAGTTCATATTAACGTTTATgaattctaatatataagacGCACCGTGATGGATCAGTTTCGGTTAATAATTAGAATTGGGTGTATTGATAACCCTCGTTCCttaccaatatatatagttaatatttttctatgttatTCGTATATATGATAACGTGTAATAAATCTgcaatattatattaattacatgaAAGGTTGTTATACATATGGTATTAAGTGGCTGTTCACGTAAGTGACGGTTACGTGGGTTCACTAGTGACTTTTGGTCACATATAAGAAGTGAACGAACATCATATTATGATGTCGTaacaaaagaataagaaaaacagagaaagagagaagagtgtgGATTCCTT from Camelina sativa cultivar DH55 chromosome 9, Cs, whole genome shotgun sequence encodes:
- the LOC109126461 gene encoding uncharacterized protein LOC109126461 — encoded protein: MVAPGKVLRLCKAIYGLKQSPRAWCSGYQGFLHSAFDIKDLGELRYFLGIEIYRSSEGLFLSQRKYTLDLLAETGRLGAKPAATPLKEGYQAKRKGESIWAKEGKPRDPMDEPYEDVTRYRRLVGKLIYLTITRPDICYAVLQASQYMKAPTKYHWSIVERILSYLKGSPDQGIWMGKNSNAEIVGYCDADYAGDTLDRRSTTGCCTFFGGNLVTWKSKKQKVVSCSSAEAEYRAMRKLTNELTWLKALLKDLGVDSKKQITIHCDNEAVIHIATNSVFHERTKHIEVDCHKVREKIEEGVILPCHTRSQDQLADIFTKAACPKVCGHIHSKLGLVDITRP